One stretch of Juglans microcarpa x Juglans regia isolate MS1-56 chromosome 3D, Jm3101_v1.0, whole genome shotgun sequence DNA includes these proteins:
- the LOC121253897 gene encoding uncharacterized protein LOC121253897, whose protein sequence is MEKKHVAFDSSSKDDNEAPINRDHGWQKVTYAKRLRKTKPSDSVTNHNKTIPNGSVGGADNVFRSLEQQSEDRRRRILEAQQAAAIEDAPVRSKHRTDDEDAEDSEAEGVLEDGKVDEAKKVKPKKPKKPKVTVAEAATKIDADHLSAFIAEISASFESQQEIQLMRFADYFGRAFSAVSASQFPWVKMLRESTVAKFADIPISHISETVYKTSIDWINRRSLEALGSFVLWSLDSIFADLVSQQAGAKGSKRGGPQVSSKSQVAMFVVVAMVLRRKPDVLVNLLPTLRETSKYQGQDKLPVIIWMIAQSCQGDLAVGLNAWACNLLPLVSGKSCNTQSRDLVLQLVERILSAQKARSILVNGAVRKGERLMPPSALEILMRVTFPASSARVKATERFEVLYPTLKEVALAGSPGSKAMKQVSQQISCFAVKMAGESTPELSKEATDIFIWCLTQNANCFKQWDEVYEDNLEASVAILKKISEEWKEHSVKLSPLDPLRETLKSFRNKNEKALTSGADAARHALFKDADKYCKSVLGRVSHGHWCMRVGIAALSVPLLLVLLSNMESSDWRKLSVVFSSQQSF, encoded by the exons ATGGAAAAAAAGCACGTAGCTTTCGATTCGAGCTCCAAGGACGACAACGAAGCGCCCATCAACAGAGACCACGGCTGGCAAAAGGTCACCTATGCTAAGCGGCTGAGGAAGACCAAGCCCTCTGACTCCGTCACCAATCACAATAAAACCATCCCCAACGGTTCTGTTGGCGGAGCCGACAATGTCTTCCGATCACTGGAGCAGCAGTCCGAGGACCGCCGGAGGCGAATTCTTGAGGCTCAGCAAGCTGCCGCCATTGAAGACGCTCCTGTCAGATCAAAGCACCGGACGGACGATGAGGACGCAGAGGATAGCGAGGCCGAGGGTGTGTTGGAGGACGGGAAGGTCGACGAGGCCAAGAAAGTCAAGCCGAAGAAGCCAAAGAAGCCCAAGGTTACAGTTGCCGAGGCCGCCACGAAGATCGACGCGGACCATCTCTCGGCTTTCATTGCCGAGATCTCG GCGTCGTTTGAGTCGCAGCAGGAGATACAGCTGATGCGATTTGCGGATTACTTTGGGCGCGCATTTTCGGCGGTGAGTGCGTCGCAGTTTCCGTGGGTAAAGATGCTCAGGGAGTCCACGGTGGCGAAATTCGCTGAT ATTCCTATTTCGCACATCTCCGAAACTGTTTACAAGACCTCAATTGACTGGATCAACAGACGGTCGCTTGAGGCACTTGGTTCGTTTGTATTGTGGTCTTTAGACAGCATTTTCGCTGATTTAGTAAGCCAGCAAGCTGGTGCCAAGGGCTCTAAAAGGGGTGGGCCTCAAGTATCATCTAAATCACAG GTTGCGATGTTCGTAGTTGTTGCGATGGTTTTGCGGAGGAAACCTGATGTATTAGTTAACCTATTGCCGACTTTGAGGGAAACTTCTAAGTATCAGGGGCAGGATAAGCTTCCAGTTATCATATGGATGATAGCGCAG TCCTGTCAAGGAGACCTGGCTGTAGGATTGAATGCATGGGCATGCAACCTCTTGCCTTTGGTCAGTGGAAAAAGTTGTAATACACAGTCCAGGGATCTGGTTTTGCAGCTGGTGGAGAG AATTTTGTCTGCCCAAAAAGCTCGCTCTATTCTAGTAAATGGTGCTGTTAGGAAGGGGGAGAGGTTGATGCCACCTTCTGCATTGGAGATACTCATGCGAGTTACCTTCCCTGCATCTTCAGCTAGAGTCAAG GCTACTGAAAGGTTTGAGGTTTTATATCCCACCCTAAAAGAGGTGGCTCTTGCTGGCTCCCCTGGAAGCAAAGCAATGAAACAAGTTTCGCAGCAGATATCGTGTTTTGCTGTCAAAATGGCAGGGGAAA GCACTCCTGAGTTATCCAAGGAAGCGACTGATATTTTCATTTGGTGCTTGACCCAAAATGCTAATTGTTTCAAGCAGTGG GACGAGGTTTATGAGGACAACCTAGAAGCAAGTGTTgctattttgaaaaaaatttctgaGGAATGGAAGGAGCATTCTGTCAAACTATCTCCTCTTGACCCTTTGAGGGAAACACTCAAGAGTTTTAGGAACAAG AATGAGAAAGCATTGACTAGTGGGGCAGATGCTGCTCGCCATGCACTGTTCAAGGATGCAGACAAATATTGTAAGTCAGTGTTGGGAAGGGTATCTCATGGCCATTGGTGCATGCGTGTGGGCATCGCTGCACTGTCGGTGCCTTTGCTGTTGGTACTGCTGTCGAACATGGAGTCTTCAGATTGGAGGAAACTCTCTGTAGTTTTTAGCAGTCAGCAATCTTTCTGA